One Nodularia sp. LEGE 06071 DNA segment encodes these proteins:
- a CDS encoding right-handed parallel beta-helix repeat-containing protein: MRSTLTWTTTAPTTYYVSGEGSDTNTGLSTSSPFRTIQQAANLTKPGDTVLIMNGVYTNSDPWGQVILITRSGTPNAWIKFQAYSGHSPKLKHNGWNGILIRDGASYIEINGLEVEGNNNNVTLEYAMSQKSNGNNPLTNGNCIHIDGRQNGHPHHINLLNNKVHGCGGGGIAVVQADYVKVDNNEVFNNAWYSVYANSGISFYQNWNHSQSFGYSISVTNNTVYNNRQYIPWIATGTITDGNGIIIDDGRNTQNGSTLGVYTGKTIVANNVAFKNGGSGIHTFLSDRVDIINNTTYLNNQSPEIQDGQIFANQSSEVKIWNNILYAYPGKKVNSDWNNNNVSYNYNIYANTSAITVLGSQDIIADPQFVNPSIADFRLKPTSPAINTGYSWTGLKTDLLGKSRPSGNRYDRGAYEYQF; this comes from the coding sequence CTACTGCTCCGACAACATATTATGTCAGTGGTGAAGGTAGCGACACCAATACTGGACTCTCTACTTCATCACCCTTCAGGACAATTCAACAAGCAGCGAATCTGACTAAACCTGGGGACACAGTACTCATTATGAACGGAGTTTACACAAATTCCGATCCTTGGGGGCAGGTAATATTAATAACACGCTCAGGAACCCCAAATGCTTGGATTAAGTTTCAAGCATATAGTGGACATTCACCGAAACTAAAACACAATGGATGGAATGGAATTTTAATTAGAGATGGCGCATCGTATATTGAGATCAACGGGCTGGAAGTAGAAGGGAACAATAATAATGTCACCCTTGAGTATGCCATGAGTCAGAAGAGTAACGGAAATAATCCACTAACGAATGGCAACTGCATCCATATTGATGGACGACAGAATGGTCATCCTCATCACATAAATCTTCTTAATAACAAAGTTCATGGTTGCGGTGGTGGTGGCATTGCAGTAGTTCAAGCGGACTATGTAAAAGTAGATAATAATGAGGTTTTTAATAATGCTTGGTACTCTGTTTATGCCAATAGTGGCATTTCATTTTATCAAAATTGGAATCATAGCCAAAGCTTCGGTTACAGCATATCTGTGACGAACAACACGGTTTACAACAATCGGCAGTATATTCCCTGGATTGCGACTGGGACTATCACTGATGGTAATGGCATTATTATCGATGATGGCAGGAATACACAGAACGGCTCGACTCTAGGTGTGTATACAGGAAAAACTATTGTTGCCAACAATGTTGCATTTAAAAATGGTGGTTCAGGTATACATACCTTTTTAAGTGATCGTGTTGACATTATTAACAACACCACTTATTTGAACAACCAAAGTCCCGAAATTCAGGATGGGCAAATATTTGCTAATCAGTCATCTGAAGTCAAAATTTGGAACAATATCTTATATGCTTACCCTGGCAAAAAAGTAAATTCGGATTGGAACAATAATAATGTCAGTTATAACTACAACATATATGCCAATACTTCCGCTATAACTGTTCTTGGTTCCCAGGATATTATTGCAGACCCACAATTCGTCAATCCCTCAATTGCCGACTTCAGACTAAAACCAACGAGTCCAGCGATCAACACTGGTTACTCTTGGACTGGTTTGAAAACGGATTTATTAGGCAAGTCTCGTCCTTCTGGCAATCGATACGATAGAGGCGCATACGAATATCAGTTCTAG